The following nucleotide sequence is from Nitrospirota bacterium.
CAAGAGTCAGTTGCACTCACAGAGAATGCACCACAGGCAGAACTACTTAGACTAACAAGTCCATTTGCATTAATGCTCACACCTGAACCTTCCACACACCACATTATATCGCCAACTGCATTAGCAATGCTATATTGATAACTTCCTGATTTTGTGACCCCATCAGGTCCTGAGATGGATAAAGAACAGGTATTACTTCCTCCTCCTGATGCTACCTGAAGATAGGATGAAGGAGTGGAATTACAGGTATTTCCAGCACTAAGTTCTAATGGAGAGGCAATATAGGGCAATGTTAAAAGAAAGGTGATTGACAGGATAAAACACTTAAGGATATAGCCCTTCATTTTACTCCTGCTTCGGCAACCCCTCTGTCCTTCGACAAGCTCAGGACAGGTGGCTTTGCGTTATTCAGTTACCTGAATTTTGCCTTTTCGGCAAGACCAAACCTGACATATAAAAGCATCTGGGGGGTAGAAAGTCAAGAGGAATTTTTGAGATTCTGAAACAACCCATGAAACAAGTTCAGGGCATGATTCAGAATGACCTCTCTAAAAATCCCCTCCCTTGACGGGAGGGGTTGGGGGACGGTGAACAGAAAAGTCCAATCACCCCTCACCCTCGCCCTCTCCCGCAAGGGGAGAGGGAAGTATTGAACAAACTCTCCCGCAAAGGAGAGAAGATGGATTCCGAACAAGTCGGAATGACGGAAAAAGAGGAGAATAATAGAGGAAACCATAGTTCACTTTTTTCTTGACAAATGGGTTTTGGAGATGTTATTATTTTAACTATGGTTTGTAGACCCTTTGACAGGCTCAGGACGCAGAAAGAGACGGACATTGAAAGAGCAGAGGGTTGCAAATGAGATACTTAAGCAGGAATACGGTATAATCCGGAACCAAAACGGAACTAAACGGAACTATAATGAAGGCAGAATCATTAAAAATCAAGGGGTTATGAGACACCCCACCTCCCCAGTAAACTAAACTTAGGAAGGGAAAGGGAGAATGAACGCTTGAACACTCAAAAGGATGATAAAACTATTGAATTAAAAGAGAAAACAGATGAATTTGCAATTAAAGAATGAACATATAAAAAAAGGGAGATGGAAACAGTTGAAAGAAATAGAAAATCCGATTATACTAAAATACATACCAAAAAGCTAAAAGGAGACCCCACATGAAGGTAATTCTGAAAGACGATATAAAAAGCTTAGGTAAAATGGGAGCAACAGTAAATGTCTCTGACGGATATGCAAGAAACTTTCTTATCCCCAAGGGCCTTGCCGTAGATGCAAGCAATAAGAACATATTGTCGTTGGAGCACGAAAAAAGGCTTATCTCAGCAAAGGCAAAAAAGCAAAGAGACCTGGCCCACTCCTTGAAAGAAAGGCTTTCTTCGATGACCCTGTCAATAGCTGCAAGGGCAGGCGAGGAAGGTAAACTCTTTGGCAGTATTACCACGATGGACATAGCAGATGCCCTCAAGGCAGAAGGCATAGAGATGGACAAAAAAAAGATTCAAATTGAGGAGCCAATAAAGAGGCTTGGGGATTATACCGTTAGTGTCAGAATACAACAAGATGAGGTCGCTTCTGTCAATATAAAGGTGGTCTCCGAATGAAGGCAGTGCCAGAAGAGAAGCTTCCGCCTCAGAACATCGAGGCAGAGCAATCCGTCTTGGGAGCAATACTCATTGAAAGCGATGCCCTGCTAAAGGTCATCGAGATAATCTCAAGGGATGATTTCTATAGGGAATCCCATAGAAAGCTCTTCTCTTCTGCAATAGAGCTTTTCGAAAAGGGCGAGGCTATAGATATCATAACCGTTACAGAGCACCTTTCAAAAAAAAATGCACTTGAGGCTGTAGGTGGTGTGTCTTACATTACAAGCCTTGCAAGCTCCACACCAACTGCGGCAAATGTAAAATATCACGCAAAAATCATAAGGGAAAAGTCTATCCTGAGAGCACTTCTAAGGTCCACAACCGATATAGCAGGCAGGGTTTATGAGGAAGCCCTCGAGCCTGACGAGCTCCTTGATTTTGCGGAAAAGTCAATCTTCGATATATCCGACAAGAGGATTAACACTACCTTTGTGCTTCTTAAGGATGTCATAAAAGACAGCTTTAGCATGATAGAGGACCTCTATGCAAAGAAAGAGACCATAACAGGCGTGCCTTCTGGATTCACGGACTTAGATGAACTAACCACAGGGTTTCAGCCCGGAGACCTCATAATCATAGGTGGAAGGCCCTCTATGGGAAAGACTGCATTGGGCTTGAATATAGCACAGCATGCAGGCATAGAGCTTGCTTTACCTGTTGCCGTATTTAGCCTTGAGATGTCTAAAAGGCAGTTAGCCTTAAGGATGCTCTGCTCAGAGGCAAGAATAGATTCGAATCTCGTAAGAAAAGGCATTATAAGCAAACAGCACTGGCACAGCCTTACATCAGCCGCAGGAAGACTCTCGGGTGCACCTATATTTATAGATGACTCATCAGGCATAAGCGCACTTGAGATAAGGGCAAAGGCACGAAGACTTAAAAAGGAGCATGGACTGAGCCTTGTGATAGTGGATTATCTTCAGCTTATGAGGGGAAGGGGAAATTTCGAAAGACGGGAACAGGAAATATCGGAAATATCTTGCTCCCTTAAGGCACTCGCAAAGGAAATGGAGGTGCCTGTCATAGCACTTAGCCAGCTTAATAGGGAAGTGGAAAAAAGGGAGAACAAGCGTCCTACACTTGCCAACCTCAGGGAATCGGGTGCAATAGAGCAGGACGCAGATGTCATATTATTCCTTCACAGGGATGAGGTCTATGACAAAAACAAGAACAAAGGAAAGGCAGAGGTCATAATCGCAAAACAAAGAAATGGACCAACAGACACTATTAATCTTACCTTCCTTAGTAAATGCACAAAATTCACAAGCCATGTAGATGGCATTCCCTTAGAGGAGGAGGAAGAGGTTACAGGAGAGCCGTTTTAAGGAATCCCTTGCAACCCCTTCTGTGTTATGAAATAATACCTTTATGAAAAGGTCACCTGCTGTAGCAGACCAGTTTTATTATGGAGATAAAGAAAGACTCACAAAACAGGTCCGGGGCTTTATCGTTAAAGATGCACCTAAAGAGCATGCAATAGGAGTCCTCTCACCACACGCAGGCCTTATATACTCAGGCGCAGTTGCAGGGCATGTCTATTCCTCTATAAGGTTTCCAAAGACATTTGTGCTCATAGGGCCAAATCATACTGGGCTTGGAGCACCTGTGTCCCTCTGGTCTCAGGGTCAGTGGGAGATACCAACAGGTGTTTTTGAGGTAGATGAAAAACTCTCAAGAAAGATTCTTGAGAATATTCCGCTTATTACAAAGGACATGCAAGCACATGCATTTGAGCACTGCCTCGAGGTTCAGCTTCCATTTATAGGATATTTTGAATTGGAAGTCAAGATTGTACCTATAATCGTGATGTCAGCAGGGCTTAAGGAACTGAAGGCAATAGGACAGGGCATTGCAGGTGCAATAAAAGATATAGGGTATGATGTTGTCATAGTGGCAAGCTCTGATATGAGCCACTATGTATCTGACACCCTCGCAAGACAGAAAGACAGGCTTGCAATAGACAGGCTCTTAGCACTCGACCCTGAGGGACTCTATAACACAGTTAAAAAGGAAAACATCTCCATGTGTGGGTATATGCCTGCTGTGATAATGCTTTATGCCTCAGTTACACTTGGAGCCAAAGAGGCAAGGCTCGTTAGATATGCCACATCAGGTGAGGTAAGCGGTGACTTTGACCATGTTGTTGGCTATGCAGGGATAATCGTTAAATGAATCGTCTATACCGCCTGCCTTATCTAAGAGAAACTTGACAGGTAAGCCAATGGTATGATAAAAAGGAATACCAGGAGGTGATAATATGCCTGCCACAAAGATTGCTATTACAGTAGAGAAAGATATCGTTAAACAGATAGACCGTCTTGTAAGGGAAGGAAAATACAGGAGCAGGTCAAAGGCTATACAAGATGCCCTTAAAGGCAGATTGATGGATTGGAGGAGAAAGAGGCTCTTTGAAGAGGTATCAAAGCTTGACCCCAAAGAAGAGCAGGACATTGCCGAGGAATCCCTCCATATGGAAGACGAAGAATGGGAAAAATACTGAGGGGTGATATTTACTGGGCAGACCTTAATCCTGTAAGGGGAAAAGAGCAGGCAGGCATGAGACCTGTCCTTGTAGTTAGCCATGATATCTTTAATGAGAAATCCGGGACTGTGATTGCAATGGCAATAACGAGCAAAGAGCCGAGGGCAGGTTTTCCGTTGACATTAGAGCTTCAAGGGGCAGGGTTGCCCAAGCGTTCTTGGGTAAAGATTAGCCAGATACGAACCATGTCCACAGAGAGGCTCGGAAAAAGAATTGGCAAGGCATCTGCTGAGGATACAGAAGCGGTTATTGAAGGGCTTATGGATGTAGTGGGGTAAGACTGCATGTATTTGAAAAAATCTCAGGCTGATACCTTTTGAATGTAAAATAAAAACTTGTGGAGCCGATTAAGATAATCAAAAAATACTATCATAAGCATTTAGAGGCTGAGAGGTTTCTTATTGCCCACAGCCGCATGGTGGCAAAAAAAGCTCTTAAGGTTGCACAAAATGTAATACACCTTAGCCCTGACATGAAATTTATCGAGGAGGCAGGAATGCTTCACGACATAGGGATATTCATGACCCATGCACCAAATTTAGGCTGTTTTGGAGAAAACCCATATATCTGCCATGGCTACTTAGGAAGGGAAATCTTAGAGAAGGAGGGTTATCCAAAACATGCAATCGTATGCGAAACCCATGTTGGTGTTGGGCTAACGGTCGATGATATAAAAAAGAAAGGGTTTCCTTTGCCTTTAAGGGATATGACTCCAAAGAGCCTAGAGGAAAAGATTATATGCTTTGCAGATAAATTCTATTCAAAATCAGGAGACCCTCTTAAGGAAAAGCCCCTTGTGGAGGTAAGGGCTTTCATATCAAGGTTTGGTGAGGAAAAGCTCAAGATATTTAATGAGTGGGTAAGGTTGTTTCTGGGTGAGTAGTGCCCTAAAAATTTTATATTCTCTGAGAATAGCTTAAAAGAGAGCAACTCTGGTGAGGTCAACCAAATAATGTTTCCCCGTAGATTAATCGGGCATCTAAGTTCTGTAGCTGTTTAAAGCTCGCTTTAAGGATTCCTCTATGACTGTCCAGATGATGCCTTCAGACGAATTAGTTTTAGAAAATTCTTTTCTCGTTTGACGAAATATTATCCCACCAGTCAATACAAGATTAAGTATTTGACCGGCTTGTACTATTTCCGATGAAATTTTGCGGTTAAATATAAGATACAAAATAAGCAACTTTAAAATCTCTGCATGGTTCTTGGTTATTTCTACAGGCGATCCGTATATCTCCTTAAATACCCTCTGAATAATACTTCTGTATTCCCTTTACCATCTCCAGCGGAAAGACATCATGTGCGTTGATGTGCTTTGCAGGCATCAGGCG
It contains:
- a CDS encoding 50S ribosomal protein L9; the protein is MKVILKDDIKSLGKMGATVNVSDGYARNFLIPKGLAVDASNKNILSLEHEKRLISAKAKKQRDLAHSLKERLSSMTLSIAARAGEEGKLFGSITTMDIADALKAEGIEMDKKKIQIEEPIKRLGDYTVSVRIQQDEVASVNIKVVSE
- a CDS encoding type II toxin-antitoxin system PemK/MazF family toxin — its product is MGKILRGDIYWADLNPVRGKEQAGMRPVLVVSHDIFNEKSGTVIAMAITSKEPRAGFPLTLELQGAGLPKRSWVKISQIRTMSTERLGKRIGKASAEDTEAVIEGLMDVVG
- a CDS encoding HDIG domain-containing protein, which gives rise to MEPIKIIKKYYHKHLEAERFLIAHSRMVAKKALKVAQNVIHLSPDMKFIEEAGMLHDIGIFMTHAPNLGCFGENPYICHGYLGREILEKEGYPKHAIVCETHVGVGLTVDDIKKKGFPLPLRDMTPKSLEEKIICFADKFYSKSGDPLKEKPLVEVRAFISRFGEEKLKIFNEWVRLFLGE
- the amrB gene encoding AmmeMemoRadiSam system protein B; this translates as MKRSPAVADQFYYGDKERLTKQVRGFIVKDAPKEHAIGVLSPHAGLIYSGAVAGHVYSSIRFPKTFVLIGPNHTGLGAPVSLWSQGQWEIPTGVFEVDEKLSRKILENIPLITKDMQAHAFEHCLEVQLPFIGYFELEVKIVPIIVMSAGLKELKAIGQGIAGAIKDIGYDVVIVASSDMSHYVSDTLARQKDRLAIDRLLALDPEGLYNTVKKENISMCGYMPAVIMLYASVTLGAKEARLVRYATSGEVSGDFDHVVGYAGIIVK
- a CDS encoding ribbon-helix-helix protein, CopG family gives rise to the protein MPATKIAITVEKDIVKQIDRLVREGKYRSRSKAIQDALKGRLMDWRRKRLFEEVSKLDPKEEQDIAEESLHMEDEEWEKY
- the dnaB gene encoding replicative DNA helicase; the protein is MKAVPEEKLPPQNIEAEQSVLGAILIESDALLKVIEIISRDDFYRESHRKLFSSAIELFEKGEAIDIITVTEHLSKKNALEAVGGVSYITSLASSTPTAANVKYHAKIIREKSILRALLRSTTDIAGRVYEEALEPDELLDFAEKSIFDISDKRINTTFVLLKDVIKDSFSMIEDLYAKKETITGVPSGFTDLDELTTGFQPGDLIIIGGRPSMGKTALGLNIAQHAGIELALPVAVFSLEMSKRQLALRMLCSEARIDSNLVRKGIISKQHWHSLTSAAGRLSGAPIFIDDSSGISALEIRAKARRLKKEHGLSLVIVDYLQLMRGRGNFERREQEISEISCSLKALAKEMEVPVIALSQLNREVEKRENKRPTLANLRESGAIEQDADVILFLHRDEVYDKNKNKGKAEVIIAKQRNGPTDTINLTFLSKCTKFTSHVDGIPLEEEEEVTGEPF